The Streptomyces kanamyceticus DNA segment CTCGATGGTGGCGGACGAGACCGGGACGCTGACCGGCACAGTGCCGTGGGTGCCCTGGCTGAGGGACGCCACACACGTCTTGGTGGCCGCGGCCGACGCAAGCCTGTGGTGGGTGCCGGTGGCCGCAGCGCGGGTGGAGCCGGTCGAGCTGACCGCGCCCTGGTCGGCCGGGCGGCTCGTCCTCGACGGCGCGAAGGGAGAGCGGATCGGCGGGCCGACGACCTACGAGGACGTACGGGCGACGGCGCGCACCGCCTTCGCCGGGCTGCAGGCCGGGGTGTGCGCGGGCTCGCTGGCCCGAGCCGTGGCCCACACCAACGAACGGGAGCAGTTCGGCCGCCCCCTGGCCGCCAAGCAAGGGGTCCAACTCCGCGCCGCCGACGCGTACATGGACACCGAGGCGATCCGGGTCACGGCGTACGAGGCGGCCTGGCGCCGCGACGCGGGCCTGGCGTACGGGACACATGCGCTGACCGCCGCCTGGTGGGCGTCGGAGGCGGGCAAGCGCGTCGTGCACGCGGGCCAGCACCTGCACGGCGGCATGGGCGCCGACCTCGACCACCCGGTGCACCGGCACTTCCTGTGGGGGCGCCAGCTGGACGCGTATCTGGGCTGCGGGAGTGAGGTCCTCGAAGAGCTGGGAGAACTGATCGGCCGCCAGGGCGAACTCACTGGGCAAGAGGCCGCGTCCGGAGAGGTCGGACCCAGAGATGACGGACCCGGAGAAGCCGCGCACGAAGAAGCCGCACCCGAAGAAGCCGCGCACGGAGAGCTGAAGGACAAGGACAAGGAGGGGACGGTATGAGGGCCGGTGACGCGCTGCCGCCGCTGGAGATTCCGATCACCCGCACCCTGATCGTCGCCGGGGCCGTCGCGTCCCGCGACTACCAGGACGTGCACCACGACGCGGAGCTGGCGAAGGCCAAGGGCTCCCCCGACATCTTCATGAACATCCTCACCACGAACGGACTGGTGGGCCGGTACATCACCGACCACTTCGGCCCCACCGCGGTCCTGCGCAAGGTGGCCATCCGGCTCGGTGCGCCCAACTACCCGGGCGACACGATGGTGTTGACGGGCGCCGTCGAGCACGTGGACGCCGCGCCCGGCGGACGGACGGCCACGGCCACGGTCAAGATCGTCGGGGCCAACGGCATCGGCAAGCACGTCACCGGCACGGTGACGGTGACGGTGACCGGCTCCGAAGGAGGTGCCGCATGAGTGTCCGGGGGCGGGACAGCCTCGGCGGGCGGGCCGCGATCGTCGGCATCGGGGCGACGGAGTTCTCCAAGGACTCGGGGCGCAGCGAGCTCAAGCTGGCCGTGGAGGCCGTGCACACCGCGCTCGACGACGCCGGACTCACCCCGGCCGACGTCGACGGCATGGTCACCTTCACGATGGACACCAACCCGGAGATCACGGTCGCGCAGGCGGCAGGCATCGGAGAGCTGTCCTTCTTCTCCCGCGTGCACTACGGAGGCGGTGCGGCCTGCGCCACCGTCCAGCAGGCGGCACTCGCCGTGGCGTCCGGAGTCGCCGAAGTCGTCGTCTGCTACCGCGCGTTCAACGAGCGGTCGGGGCGCAGGTTCGGCTCGGGGGTGCAGCGGCGCGAGCCGTCCGCGGAGGGCGCCGCGCTCGGCTGGAACCTGCCGTTCGGCCTGCTGACCCCCGCCTCCTGGGTGGCGATGGCGGCCCAGCGCTACCTCCACGCGTACGGCCTGACCCCCGACGCCTTCGGCCACGTCGCCGTCCTGGACCGGAAGTACGCGGCGACGAACCCCGCGGCCTACTTCCACGGCAAGCCGATCACGCTCGCCGACCACGCGGCCTCGCGCTGGATCGTCGAACCGCTGCGGCTCCTGGACTGCTGCCAGGAGACGGACGGCGGCCAGGCCGTCGTCGTCACGACCCCGGAGCGGGCCCGCGATCTGCCGCACCCTCCTGCGGTGATCACGGCGGCGGCGCAGGGGGCGGGCCGGGCGCAGGAGCAGATGACCAGCTTCTACCGGGACGACCTCAGCGGGCTGCCCGAAATGAGCGTGGTGGCACGGCAGTTGTGGCGGACCTCGGGGCTCGGCCCGGCGGACATCGACGTCGGCATCCTGTACGACCACTTCACTCCGTTCGTGCTGATGCAGCTGGAGGAGTTCGGGTTCTGCGGGTCCGGGGAGGCCGCGGACTTCGTCGCCGAGGAGCGGTTGCCGATGAACACGCACGGCGGGCAGCTCGGGGAGGCGTACCTGCACGGGATGAACGGCATCGCCGAGGCCGTGAGACAACTGCGCGGGACGTCGGTGAACCAGATACCCGGCGCCTCGCGGGCACTGGTCACCGCGGGCACGGGTGTCCCCACATCGGGGCTGATTCTGGGGTCGGACGGCTGAACGCGGCGCGTGTCCCGGGCCTGTCGCGGGCCCGGGCCCGTTCACTCGCCCTATGCGTCTGCGAAGGATGATCATTGGACTTGTCCTCGCCCTTGCGGCGGTGACCACCCTGGCCCCGGACCCGGCGGGGGCGACGTCAGGGGCCATGTCAGGGGCGACGTCAGAGGCGGCGGCCGGGAGAGCCGGGGTGTCGACGTTCCGCGGCTGGGCCTTCGACACCTGTCTGACCCAGTCGCTCGACACCATGAAGCGCTGGCGGCATTCCAAGTACAGGGCGGTCGGCATCTACTACGCGGGCCGCGGCCGGGCCTGCAAGCGGCAGCCGCATCTCGACCGGGGCTGGACGCGCGCGGTGCAGCGGATGGGCTGGCGGGTGCTCCCGGTGTACGTCGGTTCGCAGTCGCCGTGTGTGACCGCGGAGAACAAGAAGGAGGTACGGATCGGAAAGCACCCCCTGAGGCAGGGGAAGCGGGAGGGACGTGACGCGGTACGCAAGGCGAAGGCACTCGGCATCAAGCGGCGCAGCCCGCTCTATCTGGACATGGAGGCGTACGCCTACCGCGAGCAGGCGTGTGCGCGCACCACGCTCTCCTTCGTGCGGGCCTGGGACCGCGAAGTGCGCAGGCACGGATACGTCCCCGGGTTCTACAGCAGCGCCGACTCCGGCGTACGGCACATGGAGGCGGCGCGGCGGGCGGGCGTGCGGGATCTGCCCGCGGTGCTGTGGTTCGCGCGCTGGCACACGCGACCCCACCTCTACGCGGAGCGCGGGCTCGCGCGGCACGCGTGGCATCCGGCCCGGCGCATCCACCAGTACGCGGGTAACGTGAAGGAACGGCACGGCGGACGCACCCTCCTGATCGACCGAAATCTGGTGCACGCCCCGGTGGCTCGCATCCGATAGCGCCGCCAGTGACGGTGTCGACGACCGCGTATCGATGTGGTTCCTGGGGGTGACCCCTCAGGGATGTGCTCCGCCCCCTCCACCTGTAGGAGGTGGAGGCAGCACCACTCGTACAACCTGAGGCGGACACCGCTTCGGGACCTGCGGCCGATCCGGAGAAGTAGGGGGCGCTTCTAGCGTGGAGCCATGACCGCATCCATGGTGTCCGTGTGCACCAGCGCATCGAAGGCCGCGACGCGGGGCACGGGTCCGGCGCGGGCCACCGTGCCCTCGGCGTACCCGTCGTTCGCGTCCTACGTCCGGGCCCGCCAG contains these protein-coding regions:
- a CDS encoding MaoC/PaaZ C-terminal domain-containing protein translates to MRAGDALPPLEIPITRTLIVAGAVASRDYQDVHHDAELAKAKGSPDIFMNILTTNGLVGRYITDHFGPTAVLRKVAIRLGAPNYPGDTMVLTGAVEHVDAAPGGRTATATVKIVGANGIGKHVTGTVTVTVTGSEGGAA
- a CDS encoding lipid-transfer protein, with protein sequence MSVRGRDSLGGRAAIVGIGATEFSKDSGRSELKLAVEAVHTALDDAGLTPADVDGMVTFTMDTNPEITVAQAAGIGELSFFSRVHYGGGAACATVQQAALAVASGVAEVVVCYRAFNERSGRRFGSGVQRREPSAEGAALGWNLPFGLLTPASWVAMAAQRYLHAYGLTPDAFGHVAVLDRKYAATNPAAYFHGKPITLADHAASRWIVEPLRLLDCCQETDGGQAVVVTTPERARDLPHPPAVITAAAQGAGRAQEQMTSFYRDDLSGLPEMSVVARQLWRTSGLGPADIDVGILYDHFTPFVLMQLEEFGFCGSGEAADFVAEERLPMNTHGGQLGEAYLHGMNGIAEAVRQLRGTSVNQIPGASRALVTAGTGVPTSGLILGSDG
- a CDS encoding acyl-CoA dehydrogenase family protein, with product MDFTPTEEQAAARDLAGEIFGDLATPERLAAAGTGSDAELWKALCAAGLPGAVEDVGLLGLVLLLEEQGRVTAQVPFAASCVFGLLAVAAHGTDEQRSRLLPALRDGTSVATGAFPARGSMVADETGTLTGTVPWVPWLRDATHVLVAAADASLWWVPVAAARVEPVELTAPWSAGRLVLDGAKGERIGGPTTYEDVRATARTAFAGLQAGVCAGSLARAVAHTNEREQFGRPLAAKQGVQLRAADAYMDTEAIRVTAYEAAWRRDAGLAYGTHALTAAWWASEAGKRVVHAGQHLHGGMGADLDHPVHRHFLWGRQLDAYLGCGSEVLEELGELIGRQGELTGQEAASGEVGPRDDGPGEAAHEEAAPEEAAHGELKDKDKEGTV
- a CDS encoding DUF1906 domain-containing protein gives rise to the protein MRLRRMIIGLVLALAAVTTLAPDPAGATSGAMSGATSEAAAGRAGVSTFRGWAFDTCLTQSLDTMKRWRHSKYRAVGIYYAGRGRACKRQPHLDRGWTRAVQRMGWRVLPVYVGSQSPCVTAENKKEVRIGKHPLRQGKREGRDAVRKAKALGIKRRSPLYLDMEAYAYREQACARTTLSFVRAWDREVRRHGYVPGFYSSADSGVRHMEAARRAGVRDLPAVLWFARWHTRPHLYAERGLARHAWHPARRIHQYAGNVKERHGGRTLLIDRNLVHAPVARIR